The sequence below is a genomic window from Aureispira sp. CCB-E.
GGTATTGCTTCTGTCGTTAAAGATAGTCTATATGGTTATATAAAGTTAAATGGAGAATGGAAAATTAAACCTACTTTTAGGCATGCTAAGCCGTTTTTTAATGGATATGCAATTGTAGATCTAGCTGACTCTATGGGTATTTCTAAAGAGTACCTAATTTCAAAGCAAGGGAATGTTGTATATGAAAAACCTAAATCGTTAAGAAAGGTACTTAAAGGAGGTTTATTTGTCTGTTTAGAAAATGGTAACTCTATTATATTGAATACATTAGGCGATACGGTTAAGGTTGTTAGAGAAGGGGTTCTTTATGCTTCTACTAAAGAGAATATGTTTTTTTATACAGATTCAGGAATGGTTCAGTTTCATATTTCTACCAATAATCTTAAGCCCCTTGATTCATTTGATTATATAGGTCCGTTTAGTGATGGAATAGCAACTGCTATTAAAAATGGAAAGAATATTGTCATTGATGAGAATTTAGCAACTGTTTTTGTCATTCCTCCAGAACATAGAGGTTTGGATGAATGTAAAGAATCTAGAATAGGTTTTTCTAAAGATAAGAATAATAGAGTCTATAGTGGATTCTTGAATGAAAAGGGAGAGGTTGTGATTCCTCCAATTTATCGTTCTGTACTTTTTTTTAGCGAAGGAGTTGCAGGAGCTTCTATTCAAAGCTCTAAGGGTGAGGTCTGGGGTTTTATAGATACATTAGGGAAGTGGTGTGTTGAGCCTCAGTTTGATGAAATTTGGGATAGTTATTGTAATGGGCTTGCTATTGTGAAAAAGGATGGGGATTGGGGATATGTTAATAAACAAGGGATATGGGTTAAGAGGTGTAAGTTAGGTGAAAAGTGGGAAGATGTTATTGCTATAAGTAGATTTGATTACTTATATTCTACGACCTGTAATTGTAGGTTTTAATATTTTAAAGTAACCGTTAGAAGGATATTATTGTATGATTCCTAGAGTTAGGAAGTTAAGAACGAATATTAAACAAAGTCATTAACAACCAACTTCCCATACTCAGCAATCTT
It includes:
- a CDS encoding WG repeat-containing protein, whose translation is MISKKNSSYIVVLLVILLGCQRALDKVEDNSYLFIFPFKDSTGLYGYMNNKGETIVEPQFKHANYFTEGIASVVKDSLYGYIKLNGEWKIKPTFRHAKPFFNGYAIVDLADSMGISKEYLISKQGNVVYEKPKSLRKVLKGGLFVCLENGNSIILNTLGDTVKVVREGVLYASTKENMFFYTDSGMVQFHISTNNLKPLDSFDYIGPFSDGIATAIKNGKNIVIDENLATVFVIPPEHRGLDECKESRIGFSKDKNNRVYSGFLNEKGEVVIPPIYRSVLFFSEGVAGASIQSSKGEVWGFIDTLGKWCVEPQFDEIWDSYCNGLAIVKKDGDWGYVNKQGIWVKRCKLGEKWEDVIAISRFDYLYSTTCNCRF